The sequence below is a genomic window from Candidatus Poribacteria bacterium.
GGGTATCGTCTCTTCAAGCGTCTGACGAATCGGAATTTGGAGTGAAAAAGATTGAAGGTTTGTGCGATTATCCGCGAACACTTCCAACGTAACGGGTAGACTCAGTGAATTGTCTTCTTCACCGATGTTGAGATGTGTGTAGAGCCATTCAAGCATTTGTTGTGGTTTCCCGTTGGCTGAAAGGGTTCCGGATAAGATGAGCCGGTCTTGGGCGCGTGTCGCGCCTACATAGAACAATCGCTTCTTTTCAGCGGTCTCTTTCGCACTGCCGCGATTTTTGATGTGTGCGACAATTTCCGGTTCTGTTTTCCGATATCCATCATCTGGCTTAAGCGGACTAAAACCGATACCCAGTGTCTCGTCAATGAAAGGTTCTCTGTCGATCTGGGCGCCTCGATCAAGTCTTGGAAGTATGACGATGGGAAATTGAAGTCCTTTGGCGGCGTGGATCGTCATAATTCTGACGGCATCACTACTTGCCTCGATAGGTGCTTGCCCTTCTTGAGGTTCCTCTGTTATTAAAATATCCAGAAATTCGATAAAATCTGGAAGTATCTGTTTGTTCTCATCTCCGTCAAAGTTTCTTGCGAGTTCCAAGAGTTTTTGGTAGTTTGACCATCGTTGTTGTCCCTGTTTTCCGGTTTTTAGTGTTCCGATCATTCCTGTTTCATTAACGATGGCTACGATGAGTTGGTTTACAGGCATTCGGCGCGCGAGCTGACAGTGCCTTTTTAAAGTGGCTATCCCCGTGCGAAGTTTATCAGAGTGTATTTGGTATTCCTGGGCTTTGTTCCAGAAATTTTCCGCTTTCTGTAGTGAAATTTCGTAGAGTTCAGTGTCGGAGATACCGAAAGCGGGACCACGGAGGACAGCGGCAAGAGATGTTTGGTTTTCTGTTGGTGCGTTAAGGAAGTTGAGATAGTTCCAGATGTCGTAGATTTCCTGTCGTTGATAGAAACCAACACCGCCGGTGGTAAGGTAAGGGATACCTGCTTCAAGGAGAGCGTTCTCTATATCGGGGAGATGCCTTCTACTCCGGATGAGGATAGCGATGTCGCGGTAATCAATCGGAGGTTCCGCTTCCTGCCCCCCGCCCTCTTCACTGGCGCCGCGCGTGTTTGCTGTCAGAGTTTTGATATGCTGTGCGATGAGCGTGTATTCATCTACCGACGCCTCGCCCTGATTTCCAAGCAGAATTTCGACTGTACCCTTTGTCTGGGACGGGCGCGCTTGGGTCAAGGCTTCATATTCCACCTCAAATTCATTTTCAGTCCCATCACCCATCAAGTGAGCAAAAAAGTAGTTGACGAACCCGACGGTATCACGCAAGGATCGGAAATTCTCTGGGAGTTGGATGTTGTTACCTCCGTCATTGACGATTTTTTGTTTTGTCTTGTCAAAGACACGGACATCGGCGCCGCGGAACGCGTAAATGCTCTGTTTTGGATCACCGACGATAAAGAGGTTCGCGCTTTGGAGTTCGTTTGTAAGTAGCATCACCAATTCGGACTGGAGTTCATTTGTATCTTGATATTCGTCTACCATGTAGTATTTATGCCGTTTGATTAACGTCTGTCGGATCTTTTTGTTGTGTCGAAGGAGATCGCGAGTTTTCAGTTGCAAGTCAGTAAAATCGAGTTTACCTTGGGAGAGTTTGGCGGTTCTATACGCTTCCGAGATTCGTTTATAGAGTGTGAGTAGGTCGCGGGTTGTGCTAAGCAGGAAATCATCGTCAGTTTCGTTTTCATCTGCTGTATTTTTGTTATCTTCAATAGGAGATACGGCTTTAATTTTTTGTGCAGTCGATACGAGAAAAGTAATTTCAGCCTCAATACCTGCTGTTGTAACGCGGTTCCCCAGAAAGTCTCTTTTCGCGATGTCATTGCGTGCAGTTGTAATTGAATATGCAATCTCTCTAAGTAAGTTCAACGTTCCAGATGGGTCTGGATTTTGTTGATATAGTATTTCTAATTGTTGGGTCAAGTCTCTAACTGCTTCTGCATTTCTGCCAGTTGCCACCTGCAAAACAATATTTAAACATCGGGTGGATTCGGGGATGTCAATTGTTGACATCAGTTCTTCGAGAGCCCTCTTTCGTAAGGCTCCACGTATCTCTGTGTCGTTTGGATTCCCATAAATTTCCTGCATGAGGTGTTCGAGGACCTCACGTTGATTTATCATGGTGGCAAAGAAGTCCACCAATTTCTGCTGACCTCCGTAGCGTTGTAACAAGCGTGTAAGTTCGTCGCGGTGTTCATCTCCGTCCTTTGTAGCGATGTTCCTGAGGGTTTCCCGGATGATTTGCTGTAGTAAGAGTTTCTGATCAATGCCTTGTAGGATGCTGAAGTTGGCTGGGACCCCCGCTTGGAAAGGGAATTCTCGTAGGATACGTGAGCAGAATGCGTGGATCGTTGAGATGTGTGCCGTGCTCATCTTTTCGCGAAAGCCTTGTAGCGAGTTGTCTTGCTCTGAACCCTCACGTTCTTCTTGAACGGACAGTTCTTCAATAATTCGCTCCTTCATCTCGGCGGCGGCTTTGTCAGTGAAGGTGATGGCGACAATTTCTTGCGGGTTGACATTCCCTTCACGCAAAATTTTGAGGTAACGCTCGACCAATACCGTGGTTTTTCCGGATCCAGCACCGGCGGTTACACAGATGTGTCTGTCTATATCAAGTGCTTGTTGTTGATTCGGTGTGAGTCGCATCTTTTAATTTTACCTTGCGGAGGAATCCGCAGAAATCCGCAGAAATACGCAGAAACGCCCAAGCAATACGCAGAAATACCCAAGCAAAAACACCCCAAGCAATACGCAGAAATACTTTCTTCGCATTGGATTTCAGCGTTCGCAAAAACACCCCAAGCAAAACACGTGTGTTTCGACTTTGACGTGTGTCTCTTATATCCGCTCTCCATGCGCAAGCCGCGTGTGGACTTGCGGGACAATACGAGCTACAGGTTTAGGGCTAAGGAACCCTTCTGTAAGGGTTGGGTGACCCAACCCCTACGAAAACTGACAGCCGATAACTATTCGGGGAGTGGAATGACTGCTTCTGTTGATATTGCAAGTTGCACGGTGTCTCCGGGTTTTTTTGTTTCTGTACCGGGATTGTAGTGAACGGCTTTGAGGGGAATGTCTTCAGAGACCCTGAGTTGATATTCTTCTATCCTGCCCAAATAGTTGACCGCAGTCACTTCCGCTGTTATCCTATTTTCGATGGGGTTTCCGCTATTCTGGTTATTGTTGATAATGAGTGCCTCGGGTCGAATTGAACATTGCACAGGTGTCCCTTGTGTGAGTTCGTGATACACGGTTGTGGAGTGAAGCGTTCCGGCGGGCGTTTCTATAGTCGCACTGCCGTTCGATGTTTGCTCGACTTTGCCTGCAATGAAGTTGGTTTCCCCGACGAAGCTTGCAACAAAGGCGTTCTTTGGGAACTGGTATACTTCGCGCGGCGTACCGACTTGGATGATGACCCCGTCCTGCATAATTGCCATCCGATCCGCCATAGAGAGAGCATCTACTTGATCGTGTGTAACGTAGAACATTGTAATGTTGGTACGGTCGTGGATCTGCTTTATTTCGTCGCGCATTTGTTGTCGGAGTGCGGCATCGAGATTGCTAATCGGTTCGTCAAGGAGTAGGACGCTCGGTTCGATAACGAGGGCACGGGCGAGTGCGATTCGCTGCTGTTGTCCGCCGGAAAGTGTGTTAACGGCGCGATCGTGGTAGCCTTCCATTTGTACCATCTCGAGTGCACGCGCGATTTTTTCGTTGCGTTCCGTTTTTTCGAGTTTCCGAAGCGTGAGTCCGTATTCAATGTTTTCGGCGACGGACATGTGTGGCCAGAGGGCGTAGTTCTGGAACACCATCCCTGTGTTCCGTTGGTGGGGTGGGACATCGTTCATGACGGTATCATCGAATCGGAGTTCGCCGGTATCGGGTTTATAAAACCCGGCGACGATCCGGAGAAACGTCGATTTGCCGCATCCAGATGGACCGAGGAGGAAAAAGAATTCGCCCTCTTCGATTTTCAAGCTCACATCGTTGACCGCGAGCGTCGTGTCGAATGCTTTTGTGACATGGGTTAATTCAACTGCAACTGCCATATTTTTAAGTTTCCTTGCGGGTTTTTTAAATTTACCTTGCGGAGAAACAACGCGGTTTTCAAATGTGACGTGCCTTCCTATAGAGTCGCCTGCGCCGTTGTTGCAGGCTTGGGTTTCGGTTCAAGTTTTTGATTCCGTTGCGAAGTCGCTCAAAACCTGCACGTAAGCGGAGCGCAGTCCAGGATCCCATAAATTAAAAATCTTTCACGCATCGAAATCCGATAGTGCTTCCAGATGTGAGGTGATACCATCGATCTGCGACACGGAGGTTTTCAGGACTCCCGCCCCAACCGCCACCGCGTAGGATGCGAAAGTTTTCGGTATCTGGGGCAATGTCTCTGCCGAAGCGTGGGTTATTTTCTGGACTGATGCTATAGAATTCACTGTTATATTCGTCGAAGCACCACTCCCACACGTTGCCTGCCATATCGTAGAGATTATAGCCGTTGGGAGGGAAGCTGCCAACGGGGGCTGTCCACTTCCATCTATCCGCTCCACCTATATTGCCGAAGTTGGCATCTGCGTAAGTTATTATATCACCATTCGGGTATCGTTTGCCAGTCAGACCGCCGCGTGCGGCGTATTCCCACTCTGCTTCGGTAGGCAATCGTTTCTTTGCCCATGCGGCGTAGGCAGCCGCATCGCGCCAGTTTATCCGGACAACAGGAGCATCGGGGGCATTGAACCTTGGGTTATGCGACAGTGGTGGCTGAGGATAACCTGTACTCTGGACGAATTTCTGATAGCGTGCGTTCGTTACTTCGTGTATATCCATGTAGAAGGCATTGAGGGTGACGGTATGTACGGGTCGTTCGTCGCTATCCCCGTTAGTGGAGCCCATCTGGAATGTGCCTGCCGGAATCAGCACCATTCTCACACCATCGACTTCGGAGACGATTTCTGGGGTTGGTTCAATGGGTGAACCGTCCTCGCTTTGCGTGCAGGCGTACATCCCAATGCTGACAAGAAGGATGCCTACAATTCTCATAAATCTCGCGCGACGTGTGTGGCGGTTTCGACGATCCAAGCCTGCTCTCTTTCATAAACTGTTCGCAGATCCAGCC
It includes:
- a CDS encoding AAA family ATPase, which encodes MRLTPNQQQALDIDRHICVTAGAGSGKTTVLVERYLKILREGNVNPQEIVAITFTDKAAAEMKERIIEELSVQEEREGSEQDNSLQGFREKMSTAHISTIHAFCSRILREFPFQAGVPANFSILQGIDQKLLLQQIIRETLRNIATKDGDEHRDELTRLLQRYGGQQKLVDFFATMINQREVLEHLMQEIYGNPNDTEIRGALRKRALEELMSTIDIPESTRCLNIVLQVATGRNAEAVRDLTQQLEILYQQNPDPSGTLNLLREIAYSITTARNDIAKRDFLGNRVTTAGIEAEITFLVSTAQKIKAVSPIEDNKNTADENETDDDFLLSTTRDLLTLYKRISEAYRTAKLSQGKLDFTDLQLKTRDLLRHNKKIRQTLIKRHKYYMVDEYQDTNELQSELVMLLTNELQSANLFIVGDPKQSIYAFRGADVRVFDKTKQKIVNDGGNNIQLPENFRSLRDTVGFVNYFFAHLMGDGTENEFEVEYEALTQARPSQTKGTVEILLGNQGEASVDEYTLIAQHIKTLTANTRGASEEGGGQEAEPPIDYRDIAILIRSRRHLPDIENALLEAGIPYLTTGGVGFYQRQEIYDIWNYLNFLNAPTENQTSLAAVLRGPAFGISDTELYEISLQKAENFWNKAQEYQIHSDKLRTGIATLKRHCQLARRMPVNQLIVAIVNETGMIGTLKTGKQGQQRWSNYQKLLELARNFDGDENKQILPDFIEFLDILITEEPQEGQAPIEASSDAVRIMTIHAAKGLQFPIVILPRLDRGAQIDREPFIDETLGIGFSPLKPDDGYRKTEPEIVAHIKNRGSAKETAEKKRLFYVGATRAQDRLILSGTLSANGKPQQMLEWLYTHLNIGEEDNSLSLPVTLEVFADNRTNLQSFSLQIPIRQTLEETIPAEATSDETTPIDFPELPRKLESNGASAAFSIPELANYARCPLRYQLENVLRIPVNGQEKSDSDANQMDTALRYTFAQMRRRSDIENLDTTIDQALENHTDITPESEVENRSSVLQHVNNFINSELGETAFSASTIRTNQHIHADINGHIVDGTFDRLFKDGTGNYQIINYKTDETLNLDTSHPEMELYGLLVHRCYPNQSTVTINIFFTQHSQWKQRHFSVEQLQEIQEQWEKKISALQRGVYEKNLEHCCSCPYADPDGHCIITEA
- a CDS encoding ABC transporter ATP-binding protein, producing the protein MAVAVELTHVTKAFDTTLAVNDVSLKIEEGEFFFLLGPSGCGKSTFLRIVAGFYKPDTGELRFDDTVMNDVPPHQRNTGMVFQNYALWPHMSVAENIEYGLTLRKLEKTERNEKIARALEMVQMEGYHDRAVNTLSGGQQQRIALARALVIEPSVLLLDEPISNLDAALRQQMRDEIKQIHDRTNITMFYVTHDQVDALSMADRMAIMQDGVIIQVGTPREVYQFPKNAFVASFVGETNFIAGKVEQTSNGSATIETPAGTLHSTTVYHELTQGTPVQCSIRPEALIINNNQNSGNPIENRITAEVTAVNYLGRIEEYQLRVSEDIPLKAVHYNPGTETKKPGDTVQLAISTEAVIPLPE
- a CDS encoding formylglycine-generating enzyme family protein, with the protein product MRIVGILLVSIGMYACTQSEDGSPIEPTPEIVSEVDGVRMVLIPAGTFQMGSTNGDSDERPVHTVTLNAFYMDIHEVTNARYQKFVQSTGYPQPPLSHNPRFNAPDAPVVRINWRDAAAYAAWAKKRLPTEAEWEYAARGGLTGKRYPNGDIITYADANFGNIGGADRWKWTAPVGSFPPNGYNLYDMAGNVWEWCFDEYNSEFYSISPENNPRFGRDIAPDTENFRILRGGGWGGSPENLRVADRWYHLTSGSTIGFRCVKDF